One region of Bombus affinis isolate iyBomAffi1 chromosome 3, iyBomAffi1.2, whole genome shotgun sequence genomic DNA includes:
- the LOC126914011 gene encoding centrosomal protein of 104 kDa isoform X2 yields MPRKIGFNVVYATSEEDRHSSLELNVHGPTVRGWQSSRRCTYPQELILRLHGPTKLTRIQVLAHQYLIPEKLEIWTSREENASVTTEFSYLGYITLSDNASTMYKSRELKSVALPETEAVTLKLRLHKPHSNAHNVYQQVGLIAINILGEPYGQELTGQGDAPYNPHYTSPYDDLAFEMYVDREVAKIIRQMEAKKLQAVEEERFEYASKLKVAMENLRKAGERLGKYELEKKYAIALEDYDKAKAKKAQAQQYRQQVYQSLEVQDLLELHGPLEKNNKSSMEGKESISIDTCTSNTTTVPEDITSPPRLVIPPNRDGAISPTGPAHQPPVSPLHQKPNSPVTDSPTNGVVERQNNCNKGSLRRKTKSAGPALRSSYEAYEERTIPALRHSHTNEFTRECHMDNTETKVISKLNDREKKQAALPIAVFGMEMVEKFYSKQFTDKEEGLMQLKEELKTFDPEVSKHSANKTARAAILLLHRALRDKVFSVYSLAAQLIRIFFSEFATDRVSSAEIARSVERLLPELLTKSGDTTPRIHNMAVHTILSMADCKCVRELHIIPVHLTRPVSSSTHQRLALSRLEMVEQLILNHGISTDKQSGLTCRTLSELGSSGLHHPAEAVRKVSERILVLVYKVNPRLVRKQLPPDDDITRRNLLYRQLFHEFDLIDLQRKKEAEASHKTTTPTRTKSTENNVANLTKSPSRTSPVVSTGSSTSITSPSENSTEHKGDKICIFCLSKGQGYSEEGLNIHYWRNCPMLTKCEACKQVVEISYLNLHLLNECDMRSNYVKCDTCKQAIHENSFEEHRKDNKCTKPIEGYDRCPLCSALVNQNKWREHLMGDHPCANNPRNKSGKSCSKSPSNSQNLSGKITTPTSRDY; encoded by the exons ATGCCACGAAAAATCGGATTCAACGTCGTGTACGCAACCA GCGAAGAAGATAGACACTCTTCGTTGGAGCTGAACGTTCATGGACCGACGGTAAGAGGCTGGCAGAGTTCAAGAAGATGTACATATCCTCAAGAACTCATTCTGCGCCTTCATGGCCCGACGAAGCTTACGAGGATACAAGTCTTGGCTCATCAATATTTAATTC CTGAAAAATTGGAGATTTGGACATCGAGGGAAGAGAATGCATCCGTGACGACAGAGTTCAGTTATTTGGGTTATATTACGTTGTCCGACAATGCCTCGACTATGTACAAAAGTAGAGAGCTGAAAAGCGTTGCCCTCCCAGAAACAGAGGCGGTCACGCTAAAACTAAGACTTCATAAACCGCACAGTAACGCGCACAATGTTTATCAGCAG GTCGGTCTTATCGCTATTAACATTCTCGGTGAACCTTACGGGCAAGAGCTCACTGGCCAAGGAGATGCACCGTATAATCCCCATTACACATCTCCATATGACGATTTGGCGTTCGAAATGTACGTCGATCGCGAAGTAGCCAAGATCATAAGACAGATGGAAGCAAAAAAGTTACAAGCTGTAGAAG AGGAGAGATTCGAGTATGCTTCGAAACTTAAAGTAGCGATGGAGAACCTAAGGAAAGCTGGAGAACGTCTCGGAAAGTATGAATTGGAAAAGAAATATGCGATAGCGTTAGAAGACTACGATAAGGCTAAAGCGAAGAAAGCACAAGCGCAACAATACAGACAGCAAGTCTACCAGAGTTTAGAGGTGCAAGATCTACTAGAGCTTCATGGG CCACTGGAAAAGAATAACAAGTCGTCGATGGAAGGGAAAGAGTCTATATCGATAGATACCTGTACTTCGAATACAACTACTGTTCCTGAAGACATTACATCTCCTCCGAGATTAGTGATTCCACCAAATCGCGATGGAGCCATATCGCCGACTGGCCCGGCGCATCAGCCTCCTGTTTCGCCTCTGCATCAGAAACCAAACAGTCCTG TTACGGATAGTCCCACAAACGGTGTCGTAGAGAGACAGAATAATTGCAACAAGGGTTCTCTCAGAAGAAAAACTAAATCGGCGGGGCCCGCACTACGTTCCAGCTACGAAGCTTACGAAGAGAGGACGATTCCTGCTTTAAGACA TTCGCACACAAACGAGTTCACAAGGGAATGCCACATGGACAATACGGAAACGAAAGTGATATCAAAATTGAATGATAGGGAAAAGAAGCAAGCTGCCTTACCTATCGCTGTTTTTGGAATGGAAATG gtcgaaaaattttattcaaaacaATTCACGGATAAGGAGGAGGGCCTGATGCAATTGAAGGAGGAGCTAAAGACCTTTGATCCGGAAGTTTCCAAACATTCTGCGAATAAAACAGCCAGAGCTGCAATCTTGCTGCTGCATAGAGCTCTTAGAGATAAAGTCTTCAGCGTATATAGTCTAGCAGCGCAATTAATTAGAATTTTCTTCTCAGAATTTGCAactgatag GGTATCTTCTGCGGAAATTGCACGAAGCGTAGAAAGACTACTTCCTGAATTACTGACAAAATCAGGCGATACTACTCCAAGAATTCATAACATGGCAGTGCATACAATACTCAGTATGGCAGATTGTAAATGCGTCAGAGAGTTGCATATTATTCCTGTGCACTTGACAAGACCCGTTAGTAGTAGCACTCATCAAAGATTAGCCCTTAGCAGGTTAGAAATGGTGGAGCAATTAATTCTCAACCACGGAATATCGACTGACAAACAAAG TGGACTCACTTGTCGGACCTTATCAGAATTGGGATCCTCGGGATTGCATCATCCAGCAGAAGCGGTTAGGAAAGTCTCCGAGAGAATTTTGGTATTGGTCTACAAGGTAAATCCCAGACTGGTCCGTAAGCAATTACCTCCTGACGATGATATCACCAGAAGGAATTTATTGTACCGTCAACTTTTTCATGAATTCGACCTCATTGATCTTCAG AGGAAAAAGGAAGCGGAAGCGAGTCATAAAACAACTACACCCACACGAACGAAATCAACGGAAAATAATGTAGCGAATTTAACGAAATCTCCTTCGAGAACGAGTCCTGTTGTGAGTACCGGAAGCTCAACAAGTATAACATCTCCGTCCGAGAATAGTACAGAACATAAAGGTGACAA GATATGCATATTTTGCCTCTCCAAGGGACAAGGATATTCCGAAGAGGGATTAAACATTCATTATTGGAGAAATTGCCCTATGTTAACAAAGTGTGAGGCATGTAAGCAAGTGGTGGAAATTTCATACTTGAACTTGCATTTGTTAA ATGAATGTGATATGAGAAGCAATTACGTAAAATGTGACACATGCAAGCAAGCCATTCATGAAAATTCCTTCGAAGAACATAGAAAAGATAACAAGTGTACAA AACCTATTGAAGGTTATGATCGTTGTCCATTGTGCTCCGCTCTTGTCAATCAAAATAAATGGAGGGAGCATTTGATGGGTGATCATCCCTGTGCGAATAACCCTCGAAATAAATCAGGAAAAAGCT GTTCAAAATCACCATCAAATTCTCAGAATCTCAGCGGAAAAATAACCACACCAACTAGTAGAGATTACTAG
- the LOC126914011 gene encoding centrosomal protein of 104 kDa isoform X1 → MPRKIGFNVVYATSEEDRHSSLELNVHGPTVRGWQSSRRCTYPQELILRLHGPTKLTRIQVLAHQYLIPEKLEIWTSREENASVTTEFSYLGYITLSDNASTMYKSRELKSVALPETEAVTLKLRLHKPHSNAHNVYQQVGLIAINILGEPYGQELTGQGDAPYNPHYTSPYDDLAFEMYVDREVAKIIRQMEAKKLQAVEEERFEYASKLKVAMENLRKAGERLGKYELEKKYAIALEDYDKAKAKKAQAQQYRQQVYQSLEVQDLLELHGPLEKNNKSSMEGKESISIDTCTSNTTTVPEDITSPPRLVIPPNRDGAISPTGPAHQPPVSPLHQKPNSPEVTDSPTNGVVERQNNCNKGSLRRKTKSAGPALRSSYEAYEERTIPALRHSHTNEFTRECHMDNTETKVISKLNDREKKQAALPIAVFGMEMVEKFYSKQFTDKEEGLMQLKEELKTFDPEVSKHSANKTARAAILLLHRALRDKVFSVYSLAAQLIRIFFSEFATDRVSSAEIARSVERLLPELLTKSGDTTPRIHNMAVHTILSMADCKCVRELHIIPVHLTRPVSSSTHQRLALSRLEMVEQLILNHGISTDKQSGLTCRTLSELGSSGLHHPAEAVRKVSERILVLVYKVNPRLVRKQLPPDDDITRRNLLYRQLFHEFDLIDLQRKKEAEASHKTTTPTRTKSTENNVANLTKSPSRTSPVVSTGSSTSITSPSENSTEHKGDKICIFCLSKGQGYSEEGLNIHYWRNCPMLTKCEACKQVVEISYLNLHLLNECDMRSNYVKCDTCKQAIHENSFEEHRKDNKCTKPIEGYDRCPLCSALVNQNKWREHLMGDHPCANNPRNKSGKSCSKSPSNSQNLSGKITTPTSRDY, encoded by the exons ATGCCACGAAAAATCGGATTCAACGTCGTGTACGCAACCA GCGAAGAAGATAGACACTCTTCGTTGGAGCTGAACGTTCATGGACCGACGGTAAGAGGCTGGCAGAGTTCAAGAAGATGTACATATCCTCAAGAACTCATTCTGCGCCTTCATGGCCCGACGAAGCTTACGAGGATACAAGTCTTGGCTCATCAATATTTAATTC CTGAAAAATTGGAGATTTGGACATCGAGGGAAGAGAATGCATCCGTGACGACAGAGTTCAGTTATTTGGGTTATATTACGTTGTCCGACAATGCCTCGACTATGTACAAAAGTAGAGAGCTGAAAAGCGTTGCCCTCCCAGAAACAGAGGCGGTCACGCTAAAACTAAGACTTCATAAACCGCACAGTAACGCGCACAATGTTTATCAGCAG GTCGGTCTTATCGCTATTAACATTCTCGGTGAACCTTACGGGCAAGAGCTCACTGGCCAAGGAGATGCACCGTATAATCCCCATTACACATCTCCATATGACGATTTGGCGTTCGAAATGTACGTCGATCGCGAAGTAGCCAAGATCATAAGACAGATGGAAGCAAAAAAGTTACAAGCTGTAGAAG AGGAGAGATTCGAGTATGCTTCGAAACTTAAAGTAGCGATGGAGAACCTAAGGAAAGCTGGAGAACGTCTCGGAAAGTATGAATTGGAAAAGAAATATGCGATAGCGTTAGAAGACTACGATAAGGCTAAAGCGAAGAAAGCACAAGCGCAACAATACAGACAGCAAGTCTACCAGAGTTTAGAGGTGCAAGATCTACTAGAGCTTCATGGG CCACTGGAAAAGAATAACAAGTCGTCGATGGAAGGGAAAGAGTCTATATCGATAGATACCTGTACTTCGAATACAACTACTGTTCCTGAAGACATTACATCTCCTCCGAGATTAGTGATTCCACCAAATCGCGATGGAGCCATATCGCCGACTGGCCCGGCGCATCAGCCTCCTGTTTCGCCTCTGCATCAGAAACCAAACAGTCCTG AAGTTACGGATAGTCCCACAAACGGTGTCGTAGAGAGACAGAATAATTGCAACAAGGGTTCTCTCAGAAGAAAAACTAAATCGGCGGGGCCCGCACTACGTTCCAGCTACGAAGCTTACGAAGAGAGGACGATTCCTGCTTTAAGACA TTCGCACACAAACGAGTTCACAAGGGAATGCCACATGGACAATACGGAAACGAAAGTGATATCAAAATTGAATGATAGGGAAAAGAAGCAAGCTGCCTTACCTATCGCTGTTTTTGGAATGGAAATG gtcgaaaaattttattcaaaacaATTCACGGATAAGGAGGAGGGCCTGATGCAATTGAAGGAGGAGCTAAAGACCTTTGATCCGGAAGTTTCCAAACATTCTGCGAATAAAACAGCCAGAGCTGCAATCTTGCTGCTGCATAGAGCTCTTAGAGATAAAGTCTTCAGCGTATATAGTCTAGCAGCGCAATTAATTAGAATTTTCTTCTCAGAATTTGCAactgatag GGTATCTTCTGCGGAAATTGCACGAAGCGTAGAAAGACTACTTCCTGAATTACTGACAAAATCAGGCGATACTACTCCAAGAATTCATAACATGGCAGTGCATACAATACTCAGTATGGCAGATTGTAAATGCGTCAGAGAGTTGCATATTATTCCTGTGCACTTGACAAGACCCGTTAGTAGTAGCACTCATCAAAGATTAGCCCTTAGCAGGTTAGAAATGGTGGAGCAATTAATTCTCAACCACGGAATATCGACTGACAAACAAAG TGGACTCACTTGTCGGACCTTATCAGAATTGGGATCCTCGGGATTGCATCATCCAGCAGAAGCGGTTAGGAAAGTCTCCGAGAGAATTTTGGTATTGGTCTACAAGGTAAATCCCAGACTGGTCCGTAAGCAATTACCTCCTGACGATGATATCACCAGAAGGAATTTATTGTACCGTCAACTTTTTCATGAATTCGACCTCATTGATCTTCAG AGGAAAAAGGAAGCGGAAGCGAGTCATAAAACAACTACACCCACACGAACGAAATCAACGGAAAATAATGTAGCGAATTTAACGAAATCTCCTTCGAGAACGAGTCCTGTTGTGAGTACCGGAAGCTCAACAAGTATAACATCTCCGTCCGAGAATAGTACAGAACATAAAGGTGACAA GATATGCATATTTTGCCTCTCCAAGGGACAAGGATATTCCGAAGAGGGATTAAACATTCATTATTGGAGAAATTGCCCTATGTTAACAAAGTGTGAGGCATGTAAGCAAGTGGTGGAAATTTCATACTTGAACTTGCATTTGTTAA ATGAATGTGATATGAGAAGCAATTACGTAAAATGTGACACATGCAAGCAAGCCATTCATGAAAATTCCTTCGAAGAACATAGAAAAGATAACAAGTGTACAA AACCTATTGAAGGTTATGATCGTTGTCCATTGTGCTCCGCTCTTGTCAATCAAAATAAATGGAGGGAGCATTTGATGGGTGATCATCCCTGTGCGAATAACCCTCGAAATAAATCAGGAAAAAGCT GTTCAAAATCACCATCAAATTCTCAGAATCTCAGCGGAAAAATAACCACACCAACTAGTAGAGATTACTAG